The sequence aaacacgtttggaaggctcagacaacaatgcaatttaaccaacctcctatgtcaaagtattagcgatcgaaagtgaaagtatatgtgacatgcggcgttcttcctgataaccacagatatattgaaattaaaatcacttggtcacactcgctttgttcatgtttcttgcggctgccgtccactttggctttctccgctgcaccttgaataagaatatctttgtttattaatttgcacatgaataatcattataataataatattaaaataagggtgataattacatataacaaggctggccgttcgataatttgcaaacggttttttgcccttccggcccaatcagctatagcagactgccatgccagcacgtcagtcataatgatacctagactttcctggcaaagttgtagctgttgtgccccccgtattgtgcacttctgctgcctaaaataaaaaattgttatgtagcatatcacattctgttaatttaatgaaaatgaaagataaacgtcagctattttaagtgtatttattaaacaagtcattggtctcttcggcctcctttgcttttcttctagccttcgtgtagccgtctagaagcattatataattattattttaattatacatgtatggtgtgtaactactttaacttaccaaaggtactgtttttgaagatctttacagaaaagtgctcccacgaaggttgaggcagttcacattgttggattgcgttgctcaattttgatttgtgtaccggtggccaataacatttgtcgccttccagccaactatttggcactgcttctaccgttccgtccgccaaaaattggacaacggtccatgtatttgtaggcatctccatttgtgtgtatatattctaagaattgaaaagtatggtaaaatttagagactaatttaaacatatatgtaattacgacgtaaatatatttaattaaagaatatatttagaaaaatagcaaatagaatgaaggaatggaaatatgaccaatttttgttcattttttgacttcacacttatttacacattagggcggtagactcgtttccaggattgcaatcaattgcaatcccgcacccttacaatcctggaaaaagcagtctacccccttacaataccgaaagtactttctttgactttcttgccaaccccatagtaaacttcgaatatagcggaagggcatcagcaaaaaacactaacggtaacaaataacagcaatggaagtacttacttttgtaaatatacactcgtcggataaattatcactattacaatacactaatacaattagacacttctctaaacctggtgtcgaccggtgtcgaccatgtgcgccggaccaaaaatagtaacttcaacagcgccactcggggtgaactacgaagacagagaagcagatatgtttctcgcaggaaagacactgacagagaatatatgaaacagcttgattttttcgatcacgcgggtaagccgcatttcgcgaagaagcaatatttttttatgctctttgtgttgaaatattctctgcattattgcggggtcccgtacagagcccttttttggatttggctcttggaactttgtaaacaacaaaagtgtacatttttatggaagaactttttttctgtacactttttccaaatgctctttgcgttgaaatactctctgtattattgcggattagcatgcagagctcttttttcgaaaaagtgcacagaaaaaagttcttccttagaagttgtatccccctactccaccccactctttaccggcggcgtaggaaaaacaacgtctccggaaaatgtctctcagtcgccaaaaagatatcctttatggagacgttgcatttacgactgaaatgagacagctgaaagacgttcaccctctgctgtgaagacaacgtctccataaagatatctttttggcgactaaAAGACGTATCTTTGGGACATAGACGTTCAGACGGGACGACGACATGAAACAGACATCTATGAGACGATGTGTGCTGGTTGGGTTCGTTAAACATTGACTtctgaaattaataaatacgTTTCGATGAAATTAATTGAATTGATCGAATTCATGCACAAGTAAttatacataaaaaataatcattttatttCTGTTGTATAATGTTTGAATTATTACGCATTATCTTTTAGGCACGACTATGTTACTTGCAATCGAAATTTATTCGTTGAATTCTAATTATACCAACATGTTTATCTTGTAATCAACGTGTATGTTCTGTTACGATGTTTCCAAATGTATTGTACATATTCTTTGAAGCTTAAATAGCAAAAATCTTTTTACATTTCTCGTGGAAATAAATGTTATCTCTCtcgatttttataaatcatGCTTTTCAGTCATTCTCGTCATCCCTTCGACTTACAGCGAAAATGTAAAATTAACTTGTCGCACTATTGGTAATTTAAGTTATTATTATGACATAATCGTATTATTGATTTTCCTTTATTGAGCAGCACATGCGTTCTGCCGAGTAGAGCATATAAAGAATACACTGGCATGTTACAATAAAACTTTTTCTTCGTATAAAaatgatatatatgtatatgtatatatatacactttTACTGTTACACACGTACAGTATACGATTAGTCATGTTAGATTACAATTAAGTTACAGTAGAGATTTCAGATCATTACaggtaaatgaaaataaaatatctgtaacatataataaaacaaagtaaacaaataaatacaaaaaaaataaaataaaatgcacTTTGGACGGTAAGCATTACAAATAATACTGAGAACATTTTTCGCAAAAGGAAAACTTAAGTATTTTACACGTAATAAGGAAACTATTGATGAGAGATTTCGTTgacatttttatatatacaaatttgtatctctggtaAGAAAGGCGCTGGAGATGTTGACATGGCAAATAGACGTTCGAATTTCACGAAAACATGTTATCAGATGGATTAGTTGCTAATATAATTTGgcaactaataataataataataataacgaagGTATTTGATACAGTAGAGTACAAAAGAAACAAGAAATAACTAAATCTGCCTTCCTACAAGGATATacagaaaatatatgtatatctagcATTAGTTGCTATTCTGCCTTGATGGTCAGTCTAAATTACAAAAGTACAATAAATACTTACGCACCTCTCAATCTAAAGTAACAACAGTtttgcaattacaattttatCGTACTATCCCTTAAATGTTTCGTAACTTACAATTAATATACTACCTCGATCTAAGCATTGAAATACAAACTTTGTTTTCCAAGATAATACAACAATGGCAACTTCTATCCGTAcaagataaaatatttttccaaaatGTGATATTATCCTGTCGCGTTTTTATGTAACAATTcgattcatatatatattttcaagATGATATTCGATTCAATAATAAGCAGATATACAATTATCCTtcgaaatatataatattcaatGTTTCATCTTTCGAGGAAAAACTTTTATCAGTTTTGTACCAGTCtggtttctttttatttataggATATTTGAATGCAACTTCTTATATTCTACGAATCAGTTAAGTTTCTCTGCCTCCGCAAACTCCTTTCGCAGAGTGTTTCTTCTTTCCCTTACtatcagacagcggatttaattaatttatgacaaaaacgagtaggtgtagTTTCACACATTAAAAACGttaaacgaatttaaaaatacttttatatcattttcagcCTATTGAATATATTAGGAGTCGAGTTAGTTGCAAGTCGAGAAGAAAtgtttatgttgcataaagagatccgctgtctgcttattatttattgttaattggAAACAGTAGAAATTGCGGTTTCGTATTAATTCTATGAAATTCTTCGTATGACACTTCAAAGTGCACTTATCTCGTAAGCATATCCTTACCTATCAATGAATTCTATAATCGATACGCTGTTGcagtataattttatatttagatgAACCATTCCTTTTTCTTTTGAACTTGATGGCCTGTGGTGGAGTGAACAACAGCTGAGTCCGGATCTAATGCAATTTCAGCACCTTTGTCCTCTTGTGTCAAATATTCGCCTTTGTGTCGCGACATGTATCTTCCTATAAGTACCGCCATGATTACTAAAGCTATGATAATGATAGCTAACACGCTGCCCAGGATGGCGGTGTCAGTTTCATTGTACGCAGCTCGAACTTTTTCCTCGTCCACCTCCGGAGGCGGACGCGTTTCAACGACGTCTGGAGGATGTGTGATCGGTTCGACACCGCAAAAGTCTTCTGTGAGAGGAGTGCCAAATGTACGGACGTTCGCAGGTCCATCTTCTTGGAATAGTAACTTCAGAGGATATATATCATCGAACTCGACTCTGGACAGGCATCCTGCAAATCCCTCCGTCATCGACTCGTTCCTCCCGATGTACATGTActgaatattattaaattgaGCATCCGCGGACGTTTTGATATTGAAATGGAACTCTTTCGGCTCGTAATTGTCGACTTGTAGAACAAGAGTGGATCCTGAGTTCTTCCTGCCCACTCGAACGTCATGATACTGTCCCAAACCGAAGTGTTTGTTAGGGAATATCACTTCTTGCCGTTCGAAGCCAAAGTCAAACACCACGCGCAAGTGTCCGCTGTTCGAAACCATGATTGTCATGTACTCGCCGGAAATGTTTGAGAATAGGCCAAGCAAGAAACCTCTGGGATTCGTCGTGGTAAAGCCGACTCGAATCTTTTCGGATATCGTCGAACGCCAACTGCCCATGAAGTCGTACTTTATTATCGAACTGGGACGCATGTTCACACCGATctctgaaattgtatttgtagagTGAGCACAGGATTGCTACTTAACGACTATGCCACGGTAAGTATAAAGATCAGGGACTTAATACATATTTGACGTCATAGCGATACATTAAAGTCGCGATCTGACTCCCTGAGCATCCCCGCGAGAGACCAAGAAGCTCGAGTTGCAGCgcggtccgtgtttacatgctgtccttttctaaaTACGTTCGGCATCCTCTGTACTTTCGGCGTGGACGACGCAGTCATAAAGAAAAATAGTTTtcctacacgatctctgtcccttctcggaacaggcgatgggagctagatcgcgactttactgtatttcggtttctataaagattatgaatagacagcggatctgtatgcaaaatatttttatacatcaatcgCAATCTTTAGaagctaagtaaaaatttattctgctcattaataattttcatatGATCAAAATAGCATATCGacattgttaaactcttttaatctttttactgttgtgaattacacttactcatttttgtcataaatgcataaaatccgcagtctagttctgAAGGTATTTCACCACGATAAGGATAAAGATAAACAAATATATACCGTCTGCGCAAATGGGGCCCTTGAACGCGGTCCAGCGGCAGTCGCACGAATATCCGTCGTATCTTTCGTGGCATGTTCCGTTGTTAAGGCACGGACTACTTTCGCATTTACCCATGCAACCTTCGGAGACACCGTACAGCCCTTGCCGAGTATAACTTCTGAGGTCCTGTAGCTGTCCGTTTAATAGAAGCGCTCTAATACATCCTACATAGCCGTCCCTGTAATCCGTTGTAGCGCCGACCACAAGATCCGATGTCAGATGAACTGCTCGTACCGGTCCCGGTGGTTCCCGCACTTCATTTTTCAATGCTCCGTCCACTACTATTCTAGCTTCTTTACGGTTTCTTTCGACAGACACGGAGTGCCACCGATTATCGGCTAATCTATAAGATGTCTGAACGCTGACGGTGAGCGGGCCACCACCTGCCAAGTACTGGAATTGAATCTGATTCCCGctgtttatagaaattttaatataatccgTAGGCCCCTTGCTGTGAATTATAACTGCATTGTCAATCGTTGTTTTAAACTCGAAAAATATGTCACCGCTGTGACCGATATCAAAGGTTGGGAGATTGATAGTGGCGTCAACGACACGGAATGTTACTACGTTCTTGAACAAATCTACAAGAAAACAAGACAATTCGATTACGTCAATTGCGATCAGGGTAATATCGTATTATGAGTGATATTAAACACTAGGTTTATGGGCTCTATTATTGTTAATTTACGATTATCAAGATTGTAAAGGTGCATTTGTGAGgttttattcaacaaatttatttctttaagtATATattctaaaaaaagaaatagccaGTTTTAGTGCTctataaacctagtgttaattgtAAGGAACAAGTGTACAAGGAACTCAAATAGCTACGTATTTGCGGGATTGAATCTAATTACCATTATGATACGACTAATAAATACGATGTACCAAAACGTGATGTGCATTATTTACACATCAGTATCCGTGGCTACATGATCAAATTGTCAAAAATGTCTTACCTGATCTTACCTTGGTGGTGTACCAAGGTAATTCAGAACCTTCCAaagaatttcaaataaattaagTTTCCTTGTTCACATGCGCAAAGTTGACAAGAATTTGTTGGACCTACCATCTCCCTCGCAGACGAGAGGTCCAAGCGTGTAACGTCCTTCTTTTTCATCAACGGGGGTACCAGTATCGCCGAAACGTAATTGTTTAACAGGAAGATATTCTTTCTCAGTAATGTCGCCGCTGTCTTCGAGAGCACCGTCAAGATCAGAATCGCAATTGCACCATTTCGTAGGGTCTGCACAATTCCCAAGGATACCGCACTCGCATTTGCGTGATCCTGGCAGAGCTCCACCCCAGTAGTCCATCTTCTGGTTGTTTCTGCTGACCCACCACGAGTTTGGCCTAAAATAGTCTCCTTGCGGCACTGAAAGGATCACCAATCGTTTTTAATAGAATTTTATCGAGATAAGTACATCACTTGGATaagttttatttcaaataaGTACCTGGCGAATTGAACAACTTCGAGCGTACACACTCGTAACTGATTCTCTGACTACAACTTGTGGATCGGTTCAGAAGCGCTTCGATCTGGTCCATGTCAGCGTCGTAGATGATATCTTGCACGAAACTGCCTGGTTCTTGGAATCCATCTACAGGCGTGATGCGTTCATTGTTGTGCCTTACAATGGTTCTCACACGGCCATCCGTGTAGAATTCACAAACCACACGGAACGGATCCAGTGGGCCGCTTCCGTCcacatctattttaatatctgcTCGTTGATTTACTGAATTGATATTCTTGTATGCCTCGCAGGAGAGTGGGTTTAATGCTGTGAATGAAAGCAAAGGATTAACAATTAGGATGAAGGATTAACAAGTGAATGCAATGTGATACAATCGGTTGGCTTACAGGTATGACACACTGCTCCCGTGTAACCCGTATTGGCACAATCGCAGAAGAATTCATCAGAATTTTGACGACAAACACCAGAATGTTTGCATGGGTTTGGATTGCAACGGTCCATCATTTGGCAAGCATCGAAGACGACTTCGTTCTTGCAACAGTATTCTTCTTCCTTCCAGTCAGTCGGCAATTTATAATTGCCATCGATGCTTATCATTCGCATGCATCCAACAAACCCGCGGTTGCTTTCTATTCCAGTGACGCCGCCTATTAAATACACCGGTCCCGTTGTCATCTCTAACATGCGTTTAGTTCTCATCGGTGTCCCGTCGACATTTAAAATCAGACTATTCTTGGATATCGCTAAAGTAACTTGGTGCCATTTGCCGTCGTTGAACTTCTCGTTGAAATTGTCTAAAACTACTGGCGGACTGTCTTTCGTTTGTATGTCGACCTTTAGTTTTCCGTCTTCCAAGTACAACTGCAACAAGTCAGAACAAATAGCAAGGTTTtagaatatgaaaacatgcgTATAAAACAACGTGAAAGGAGAGATCGATTCGCAAACCTTTACGAAACCTGGTGATGTAAACTGATGATATAAAATGATCCCCTTGTCTTCGTATGTTCGGAACGTGAGGGAGACATTCATGGAAGATATTCCCTCGTAGCCTTTAAGTCTTGCGTACGATCCCTGAGTTAAAAATGTAACAGGAATTACGGGCGGTTCGGGACAGCTGTAGAGCGTATTCACTTTGTAGTATCTCAAGTTTTCTCCGGTGATTTCAGTCTCTGTTAAGTCATGAATGATATTAGTGGCATTCAGGTAAAAATTCTCTATACACCCTGTGAAATTTTGATTGACCAATAGTCCATCTTGCTTGTTAGGAACACCGCCAATGTAAAGCTGGAAAAGTATTTTTCAACATGAATCACGACGAATTCGAGTATGCAAAACGAAACGTTAAATGTATCTTTCGTCGTACTACTTACTGCTCTATTTAAATCCAGTCTGTAAAATTCGCCTTTGACTCTTCCTTTAATTAATACCCTATCTACAGAAAACGATATATTCTTTCTGTTGCGTGATATCAAAACGTCATGCCACATATTGTCGTCCAACAAACTCCCAACAGATAAGCTCGTCATAATGCCAGATCCAAGATCGATATTTAATATCATCCTATTGTCCTTTAGCTGCAGAGCTACGTAATCTCCTTGCGTACCACGGGAGTACATTAATACTCCATCGGCATTGTTCGTTTTGAATCGGAATCGTATAAAATGTCTATCAGTTTCTATTGGTTCTCTTAGTAAATCGTATCGCAGTAAGGACGAACCATTGAAGGAAAGAACATGGGACACTATAAATAGACAaaaggaaaatataaaacagcattAGAATGTTCCATTCTGTATAATTAACACATTTCAACTCTTACCATAATTGCAACCATACAGTTCTAGTCTCAATGATATTCTGTCCCTCCATCGGGTTGGATTTATTCGAAGCCATTGCGCTATAATCGGTACCTCGAATTTATTAAGTTTTATGGTGTCCCCGTCCACATTTCCCTTGAACATCTATTGCAAAAAGAAAAGTAATGGAATCAAAAACAGAAGTTCTACGCTTACATGAGCGTGAGTATCGTATAATTATTTGTAAATCATCTGTGTGTGAAATTGTCTCGAAGTATCGAGCAAGAAAGGCCTGAGTTTGTGTTAGTAAAACGAATTTCATGTACATACAACATCGATAGtatttgaaattgttttcaGTCAGGGTAAATGAAAgtgaattgaaaaatatagaaCAGATGTAGTCTCAGCATGATTTTCTTGTGAGCTTGTTAGTACACCATTGTTAATTACAAGTGCAAAGCATAGATGCAGAAGTATAAAATGTCTCGTTAAAGATATCATTCAAAGTGAAACAAGTAGATTCGCGCTTTAAACGGTACGCAAAGTACTTCTCTTGTGTTTCTGTCGTTTGAAACAGATCGATCGTGACACGAATATTTTGTACAATGAGTCAGTAAGAAATTCTATGAAAATTTGAAGGCACCAATATAATTCCTTTCATACCTCCACCGACTAAAGAAACGACTTCCACCGTATAAATATGAAAACCAAGTTTTCCCATTGTTTAAAAGGACGGGAATACTAGAAGGTCAGATCAAAATTATAGTCCCATTTTGTATGGTATGTACATTGTATAAAACGTGTTACACACCCAAGATATTATTGTACGCGTGTTATATCTGAAGAAGTTTCGATTTAGAGAAGTTCTACGTTTTCTTATAGTCAGTATCTCTATTAATACCTCATCTACACCATCCTGGCTCTCATAACTGGCCCAGGCTTGCCCATCGTCAGAGTATTGGACAATGTACTCTGTCACATACTCGTTAGTATGAGCACGACCTCGTGTGGCAATGCTGCGTATCTCATATCTGTCCCCCAGTTCCACAGTAAGATGTTGATCATAACTGCTAAGCTCTGGTGACCACGTAGAACCTCCTGCAAAGCCCAGCCCCATGtccatgtgtaaaagaaaagagTACAAGCAAAGCAGATAAATAGGAGGAGAAAGTAATGTTGTAAGTAATTAGATGATTTTAGTGACTCCCTTTCTTGTTTCAGTGAACGTGTTTCAAACACTTGTGGTGCACATACAACGATAGTTATGTATTTACCATATCAAATCACTTATAAAAACGTATTTACAGCGATGGAAGAATTTACGAGAATTATGCGATTGTAATATGCACAACATGTGAGTTTCAAATGCTATACAGCCATTCCTATTAATACAAGAAACATTCCGATGTGTAGTTTTGTGCAGAACATGTGATTCATACCTACCTAAAAATCCAGGGAACAGTGTACGGTTTTAGAAATAGTAATTCATTAGATATTTCACTCTGACGAGCGAGTAGCAAGCATCGAACCAGTATGACTACAGCTACAATACCTTAGTGCAACTAGTATGGATTTATTAGTACCGAAGCAACGATATTAAGTAACATGTACCTTCCTAATTAAAATCCCCTGATGGATTATGGCTACATTAAGCACAGACAGTGATTGGAAAGATGTAGAAGATCAGTTTACCTTaatgttaccatcttcttctTTGTAATCGACGTAGTCCAGGCCATTCGTACCATAACTGATACCATACTCCATAACATACTCTTTTTGCACTGCTCGCCCCTGGGTCGCCACAGCTGtgatgttcattatttgacccAGGTCGATAATAAGGTACTGACCGAAGTCTGAACTGCTAGCCGTCCATGCGTTTCTGCCTACGCCACAACATATACGCATGCATGCAACTCAAAATGAACTTAAGGAAGCAGCCGTACTTAACAAGATACATCTATCAGAGGATTAAGTATTACAGTATTTGTCATGTAGACAACATGATATAAGCTTTATAGGAACACTATTATCATTTGTAAGAAATTTATCTTGAGCCGGGAACATCAAGTTTCTACATAGAGCTTGTAATACTTACATTAAACATAGTCACATTCATTGACCAATCGAATCAATCAGTTCTTTCGGATTTACTGTACGAATTTTATTGTAACAGATCAAAGCAACAATTCTTAAAGAAGAAGTAAGAAAAGACAAGCTGTAAGATTACATGTTATTTTTTTAAGTAATCCTTTTTCCCAAGCAAGAATGAGAAAGTACCATTGTCACAGGTAAGTGTATCGTAGATAAACATTACATAAACATACATAAGTAAAATGaaaagttacattttatatTTCGTAAATGACTCTTCGAAGAGTTCACTTGAAATATGCAAGAGGATCCATGTTTAATGTagaaaatataatgattgaaattatattaaacattatataaaaaggtgaaataaaatttgtacaattgttTCTTATCGATTTATTATACTCACTGACTAAATTTATATAGTTATGTCTGTACATCTTTGTTACAAATAAAAGGAGACTGTTGTCCCATGAGAAAGTATAACAATGTATAAAACAATTATTAGAACAGATCCCGGAGTATTATGGACATTCCTGTTTCTTAAAATATTTCTCCACATATTCTACATCTTCAGGAAACGATGGAATACTATTTGCAAGAAGTTTGTCACTACTTATTATTTCAAAGAGAGCATTTCGCGGCTGAGGtggttttccattttcttgcaGTGCTACAGCAACACAGTGCTGGGAATCTAACAGTGTCTCTTCGAACAACCATTCCTGTTTTATACCATTCATATTCAAAACTGTATcggttgttataaaattaggTTTAAGCCTCGAGTTTGTTTTAAAGTCTAGCGTGCGAAGATCTATGGTGAGACCTATTCCTATGGCCTTTATGTAACTTTCTTTTAAAGCCCAGTGTCTACAAAACATTCCGATTTGTTCCGATTCATTCATTGACGgatgttttatttcattccattcgGAGGATGTTAAATTTCTATTCATTATTCTAAAAAATTCAGACAACTGTTTGCCGCCGGTATATTCCAGCTTCATTACGTCTGCGCCTAATTTCACATTTCTCGTTTCTCCCACCAATATCGTGTATTCACCTTGATGAGACACGTTAAAGTTTAAATCCGAACAGCCTCCTTTTAAGATAGGCTTGTTATGTTCGTCCCTTGCAAATACTATTTCATTGTAAGCAACATTTCCATACTCGTTAACAAATTTTCTCATCAACAATCTACCCGCAAGGGAAGCCCTAACATCTTTACGAAATACAAATCTTCCTAATCTTTCTTTTTCATCTAACTGTACGCACGAAATTGCATGCGCGAATTCCTTCTCGCTCGGGTTCCATTCGAACCATTTAAATGCCCATCGAATACTTTGAAACATTTTgatataatgaattttattcgGTAACTTAATCTATCACTCTATTAGTTAGAATATATGTAAAATTCTTATATATATCTTCCTGTTCTTAAAGCACtgcttttttaaaaaagttcttGTCTCTAAAAAACCGGGCTACTCTTTAGCATCCACCTGAAGCAAATAGACAAGATAATATTACTGAcgattttagaaaatttattgaaaaagaaaTGAACATTAATTGTTCGGAACAAAACAGTAATGTAGGCATCGCGTGAAAATGTAATCAGATGTACAGAATAACTGTGCAATGAGTCAGTCAGTTTAATTCAGCTAATTCAGATCTGAAGTTCTTTTAATTGAGGCAGGCATGTGGGTGTTCATAAGATCAACGCCTCTTTAACACACTCTGCTATTCGAAACATTATTTCTTGTTGTAGAAAACACCgatacatataaaataaatattgaatacaCTACCTGTTTTTGttattaaattcaatttcaagTATAGATAAAGGGAAGCACTCTTAACAAACAGATATACATGTGTATATAGTTTTCTCAaggtataataatatatatctatatatatagatGGCAAGCAACAAAACTACCGATAGTGAAATGTTTCTATTTCTATACTCTTGTGAAA is a genomic window of Lasioglossum baleicum chromosome 14, iyLasBale1, whole genome shotgun sequence containing:
- the LOC143215884 gene encoding L-aminoadipate-semialdehyde dehydrogenase-phosphopantetheinyl transferase; amino-acid sequence: MFQSIRWAFKWFEWNPSEKEFAHAISCVQLDEKERLGRFVFRKDVRASLAGRLLMRKFVNEYGNVAYNEIVFARDEHNKPILKGGCSDLNFNVSHQGEYTILVGETRNVKLGADVMKLEYTGGKQLSEFFRIMNRNLTSSEWNEIKHPSMNESEQIGMFCRHWALKESYIKAIGIGLTIDLRTLDFKTNSRLKPNFITTDTVLNMNGIKQEWLFEETLLDSQHCVAVALQENGKPPQPRNALFEIISSDKLLANSIPSFPEDVEYVEKYFKKQECP